Proteins co-encoded in one Pocillopora verrucosa isolate sample1 chromosome 1, ASM3666991v2, whole genome shotgun sequence genomic window:
- the LOC131772607 gene encoding G-protein coupled receptor GRL101-like, producing the protein MQNNEMSELPNGFFDGMKDIMKVIVDTSLMCCHLTKEDAQCTALYDDSFASCESMFRDSAPRKSIWAIGILSLLGAVFVIVWRLIFKERNVVQLIMLMHLAVGDCLMGVYLVTLGAKDLLWSGSYYLHDFQWRSGLSCQVTGAISVLSSEVSVMVLALISADRLKNIVFPYHGRGLTRRKAHILCAIIWVLSFVIAFLPLSGIGYFYDTLERPAYYGRSVVCLPLQLSNRFPAGWEFSIAIFVGLNFLLFLFMTVAYVAIFLKSYRSSRQLAREGTRREVQARKKNASSRRERALAKRVFFIILTDCACWMPIIVMGIRSLVEKDYSPRGDLPAWIAVFVLPINSALNPIIYTLSTPQVQGILRPKLRIMMNHVRSFFSSCKKQQDHQDQEQGDDGMLEMMELVQLGQADPEQGAGQVNEEEQVLPAEAEKDEDEGNGGNLQMVVVEVHPYKGPRDNGVQTMTYGQEQKQDSEQDKEGQQAASTERPPTSFEGEEEKEAVEFETKSSDRDDRTTSDRPSTPLKETSEEAIEHEDNKREEKEKEEEKEKEEEEEEEEEEEEKEEEEEEEEEERKIAPDEPSALCKETFEEAKEYRDTMGEDDESKNVPAKPE; encoded by the exons GATAGTGGACACCAGTCTTATGTGTTGTCATCTGACAAAAGAAGACGCCCAATGTACCGCTTTATACGACGACAGCTTCGCCAGTTGCGAGAGCATGTTCCGCGACTCAGCTCCACGTAAAAGTATTTGGGCAATCGGAATCCTTTCTTTGCTTGGTGCTGTGTTCGTAATTGTGTGGCGTCTAATCTTTAAAGAGAGAAACGTAGTCCAGCTTATCATGTTAATGCACTTAGCAGTTGGGGATTGCTTGATGGGCGTTTACTTGGTCACCTTAGGTGCCAAAGACCTGTTATGGTCGGGAAGTTACTATCTGCATGACTTCCAGTGGCGATCCGGTTTGTCGTGTCAGGTGACAGGTGCGATCTCAGTGCTGTCCAGTGAGGTGTCTGTAATGGTACTGGCGCTCATCTCTGCTGACAGGCTGAAGAACATCGTTTTCCCATACCATGGCAGAGGGCTGACTCGCAGGAAGGCACACATTCTGTGCGCGATTATTTGGGTCCTTAGTTTTGTCATCGCATTCCTTCCCCTCAGTGGCATTGGCTACTTTTATGACACCCTAGAGCGCCCTGCCTACTACGGACGTTCCGTTGTGTGCCTCCCACTGCAACTGTCCAACAGGTTTCCAGCTGGTTGGGAGTTCTCCATCGCTATCTTTGTCGGTTTAAACTTCCTCCTCTTCCTATTCATGACGGTGGCCTATGTCGcaattttccttaaaagttaTCGCTCCAGCCGTCAGCTTGCAAGGGAGGGAACCCGACGAGAGGTGCAGGCAAGAAAGAAGAACGCAAGTTCCAGAAGGGAGAGAGCATTGGCCAAAAGAGTCTTCTTTATCATCCTCACAGATTGCGCCTGTTGGATGCCGATAATAGTCATGGGCATCAGGtctttggttgaaaaagatTACAGTCCCCGAGGAGATCTTCCTGCCTGGATCGCCGTGTTTGTGCTGCCAATTAACTCAGCCTTGAATCCAATTATCTACACCCTATCAACCCCTCAG GTGCAGGGCATATTGCGACCTAAACTGCGAATTATGATGAACCATGTGCGCAGCTTTTTCTCTTCCTGtaaaaaacaacaagatcatCAAG ATCAGGAACAGGGAGACGATGGAATGCTTGAAATGATGGAATTGGTGCAACTTGGACAAGCAGATCCAGAGCAAG GTGCAGGCCAAGTTAACGAGGAAGAACAGGTGCTGCCGGCTGAAGCAG AAAAAGACGAAGATGAGGGCAACGGAGGAAATTTGCAAATGGTTGTTGTGGAAG ttcatCCATACAAAGGACCACGAGATAATGGAGTCCAAACTATGACTTATGGACAAG AACAAAAGCAGGATTCTGAACAGGACAAGGAAGGACAACAGGCAGCTTCCACAGAACGACCACCAACTTCCTTTGAGggtgaagaagaaaaagaggccGTTGAATTTGAAACCAAAAGTAGTGACAGAGATGATCGAACTACCTCGGACCGACCATCAACTCCTTTGAAGGAAACCAGCGAAGAAGCTATTGAACACGAAGACAacaagagagaagaaaaagagaaagaagaagaaaaagaaaaggaagaagaagaagaagaagaagaagaagaagaagaaaaggaagaagaagaagaagaagaagaagaggaacgTAAGATCGCTCCAGATGAACCATCTGCTCTTTGTAAAGAAACATTTGAGGAAGCTAAAGAATACCGGGACACAATGGGTGAGGATGATGAGAGCAAGAACGTCCCAGCTAAACCAGAGTAG